The nucleotide sequence TTCATATGAGTTATATCATCTTCACCTATACAGTAGATGATATCCCAGCCTTTTTGCTTCGCAAACTCAAATTTTGCCTTTAAAAACGGCTCGTCTTCTCCCAAAGCTCTTCTCTCGCTATGTCCGATCAAAACAGTAGCGATGTCAAACTCATCAAGCATCGCTGTACCGATCTCTCCAGTAAATGAGCCACTATCACAAGGATAGAAGTTCTGCGCACCTTGAACAAATTTAAACTTAGCTTCTAAAAACGCGCTTGAAGGCGGAAAAACTATCACATTTTCGCCACTCACTTTGCTATCAAGTTCTTTTGCATACTCCAAAAAACCGCCTCTAGTGTGATTACATTTTAAATTTGCCGCGTATATCATTTATGACCTTTTTAAATTTAGTAAGAATATAGTTTTTTTCAGCCATCATCAAATTTACAACTCGGCTTTAAGCAATACTTTAACACCTGGAAGCTCTTTGCCTTCTATAAGCTCCAAACTCGCTCCTCCGCCAGTCGATATAAAAGTCATCTCATCAGCGTCTCCAGCGCGCTCTACAACATCAGCCGTATCGCCACCGCCAACTACAGTAGTAGCAAAACTCTCTGCTATCGCGTGGCTCATTTTTATGCTACCTTTACTAAATTTATCCATCTCGAACACGCCCATAGGTCCGTTCCACCATATAGTTTGCGCGTCACTCAAGACTTCTCTAAATAGTTTAACGCTAGCTGGACCTATATCAAGCCCCATCCAGCCAGTTGGAATTTCTTGAGTAGAGACGTATTTTATAGCTGATTCGGCGCTAAATGTTTGAGCCGCTACTACATCAACTGGTAAGTAAATTTTAACGCCTAGTTCGCGTCCTTTTTTAAGGATATTTGCGGCTTCTTCTATAAGATCTTCTTCAAGGAGAGAATTTCCGATATTTTCACCGATAGCTTTTAAAAATGTAAATGCCATACCGCCGCCGATCACTAGTTTATCAACTCTTGGGAGCAAATTCGTAAGTGCTTGAAGTTTTCCGCTAACCTTACTTCCACCAACAACAGCCACAAAAGGTCTAGTCGGTCTTTTTATCAAATTTCTAGCAAACTCTATCTCTTTTATAAGTAAAAATCCAGCCGCCCTATGCTCTTCATCATAAAATTTGGTTATAGAATGCACTGAAGAGTGCGCTCTATGGCAAACTCCAAATGCGTCATTTACATAGTAACTAGCATACTCGCTAAGCTCTTTTGCCAAAGCTACGTCATCTTTTGTCTCACCTTTTTCAAAACGGAGATTTTCTAGCAAAAGTACTTCACCTTGTTTTAAAGCAGCTACTTTTGTTTTTGCATCATTACCAACAACATCATTGGCAAATATTATCTCACGATCGATAAGTCTGCTAAGTCTCTTTGCTACAGGAAGCAAAGAAAACTTCTCTTCATAGCCGTTTTTAGGACGACCCAGGTGGCTTGTAAGTATAACTGAGCAGCCTTGATCTAAAATGTATCTGATAGTAGGGATCGCTGAGCGAATTCTTCTATCATCTGTGATATTGTAAAACTCGTCCATAGGAGTGTTAAAATCACATCTTACAAAAACCTTGCTGCCGCTTTTAAAGTTTATATCTTTTATGGAAATTATTTCGCTCATATCATCTCTCGCTTATAAATTTAGCCATCTCTATAAGTCTTGAAGTATAACCCCACTCATTGTCATACCACGCCATAACTTTTATCATATCACCACATATCACTTGAGTAAGATCAGCAGCAACTATGCTTGAGTAGCTTGAAGTGTTAAAATCACTGCTAACTCTCTCATCAAAATCAACAGCCATAATGCCTTTTAGACTTGTCTTACTAGCATTTACAAAAGCTTCGTTAAGCTCTTCTTTGCTCACGCTTTTACCCAAAACAGCAGTAAGATCGACCATAGAAACGTTTGGCACGGGAACTCTAACGCTTTGTCCGTGAAGCTTACCATTTAAGCTTGGCATAACAAGCTTCATAGCCTTTGCCGCGCCTGTGCTAGTAGGAATTATATTTTGCGCAGCGGCTCTACTACGGCGAAAGTCGCGGCACTTCACATCTACTAAGCTTTGACCATTCGTATAAGCGTGAATCGTAGTCATAAGACCTTTTTGTATTCCATATAAATCTTCCAAAACTCTAGTAACTGGACCCAAACAGTTTGTCGTACAGCTCGCGTTTGACACTATCTTTTCGCCTTTGTAAGTGTTTGAATTTACACCCAAAACAAAAGTAGGAGTATCATCTTTTGCAGGTGCGCTCATAACTACTTTTTTAGCACCTTGTTTTAGATAAGCTTCGCATTTTTCAGTGGTTAAAAACTTTCCGGTACATTCTAAAACTACATCTATATCGCTTAGATCAAGTTCCCCTATATCTCTAGTAGAATAAACTCTTATTTTTTTGCCTTCTACCTCGATATAGTCATCATTTATAACATTCACTTCTTTATTAAATTCACCATGAACGCTGTCGTATTTTAGCAGATATCTAGTCATATTTCGCTCTGCTGTATCATTTATAATAGCAAGTTCATACTCAGAACTGTTCAAAATAATTCTCGCAGCACATCTACCGATTCTTCCAAAACCATTGATTGCAATTTTAAGTGCCATTTTATTCCTTTTTTGGGTATAATTAGGCTTAATTTTACTAAAAAAAAGGTTAAAAAAAATTGAATATTGCAATTTTCGGCGGAAGTTTTGACCCGCCGCACAATGCTCACGATGCCATAGTAAAAGCTGCTCTTTTAAATTTAAAAATAGATAAATTAATAATCATACCAACATATCTAAATCCGTTCAAAACAAAATTTGGCGCAGACCCTAAAAAACGCCTTGTTTGGTGTGAAACTCTTTGGAAAAATTTAGATAAAGTTGAAATAAGCAAATTTGAAATAGAACAAAACAGAGCCGTGCCTAGTTTAGAGAGTGTTTTGCATTTTAAAGAAATTTATAATCCAGATATTATCTACCTCATTATCGGTGCTGATCAACTTATAAATTTAGAAAAATGGTATAAATTTGAAATACTAAAAAAACTAGTAAAATTCGTAATAGCTTCAAGAGACGATATCGAAATTCCTTCAAATTTGCAAAAACTAAATATAAATGTTAAAATCTCATCAACAAAAGTTAGAAACGAGCTTGACTTTTGTGAGATTCCTAAAGCCGTGCTCGAAGATGTTATTAAATTTTACAAGGAAAAAGATGCAAGATAGAATAGAAAAAATTACAAAACTACTTGATGAAAAAAAAGCTGAAAATATCGAAGTCGTCGATATGAGCAACAAAGAATATTTAGCTAAATTCGTCATCATAGCTACAACTCTTACAGGACGCCATGCTTACGCACTTTTAGATGATCTAAAAACTGAGCTTAAACCTAAAGGTGAAGAGTTTTTAGGCGTTGAAAGTAGCGATGACTGGACGGTAATAGACTTAGGCGACATCATGATACATCTTATGAGTGAAACTTACAGAGCAAAATACAACATTGAAGAGTTTTTAAAAGAGCTAAAAAAATAGAAATTTGGGTAAAATACCCAAATCATCAAAAGAATTTCGATAAAATATATCCTATAAATATCAGCCAAACAAATAATACCGAAGCAAGAATAAACGGAAGTTTGCCGCTATTTTTAAGCGCATTTTTCGTGATAGTAAGACCAAGAGCGCCCATAGCCGCACACAACATAAACGTATCAACTGTATTTATATAAACAGAGGCGAACTCTCTAGGAAAAAACGGAAGTGAGCCAACTACTAAAGCTACTAAAAACCAGACTGCAAAGTACGGAAAAGAGCTTTTTAAACTACTTTTTCTTTTATCTCCTATAAAAAAAGCACTAAAAATAGACAAAAATATAAGAAAAGGAACCAGCATCAAAACCCTTAACATCTTGACTATAACAGCGTTATCAGCTGCTAAACTTCCTATAGCATTTCCTGCTGCTACGGCGTGAGCTACTTCGTGCAAACTAACTCCACTCATAAATCCAGCTTGCACTTCACTAAGCCCACTAAAACCAAAACTATAGATCAAAGGATATAAAAACATTCCCAAACTACCAAATACAACAACAGTGCAAACAGCTACTCCAACACGGTTTGCGCCGCCTTTTGCTATGCTTTCTGTAGCCAAAACAGCTGCTGCTCCACATATGCTTGAGCCAGAGCTAATGAGAACTGCTGATTTCTTATCAAGTCCGAGCTTTATGCCGA is from Campylobacter fetus subsp. testudinum 03-427 and encodes:
- the tpiA gene encoding triosephosphate isomerase (Pfam match to PF00121.14 TIM), giving the protein MIYAANLKCNHTRGGFLEYAKELDSKVSGENVIVFPPSSAFLEAKFKFVQGAQNFYPCDSGSFTGEIGTAMLDEFDIATVLIGHSERRALGEDEPFLKAKFEFAKQKGWDIIYCIGEDDITHMNGSTKEFLTDQLENIDLEYENLVIAYEPIWAIGTGKSANSVVITDILDFISTKTTAPLLYGGSVNEKNICDIKTIKNCNGVLVGTASWDVKNFINLIKA
- the pgk gene encoding phosphoglycerate kinase (Pfam match to PF00162.15 PGK); its protein translation is MSEIISIKDINFKSGSKVFVRCDFNTPMDEFYNITDDRRIRSAIPTIRYILDQGCSVILTSHLGRPKNGYEEKFSLLPVAKRLSRLIDREIIFANDVVGNDAKTKVAALKQGEVLLLENLRFEKGETKDDVALAKELSEYASYYVNDAFGVCHRAHSSVHSITKFYDEEHRAAGFLLIKEIEFARNLIKRPTRPFVAVVGGSKVSGKLQALTNLLPRVDKLVIGGGMAFTFLKAIGENIGNSLLEEDLIEEAANILKKGRELGVKIYLPVDVVAAQTFSAESAIKYVSTQEIPTGWMGLDIGPASVKLFREVLSDAQTIWWNGPMGVFEMDKFSKGSIKMSHAIAESFATTVVGGGDTADVVERAGDADEMTFISTGGGASLELIEGKELPGVKVLLKAEL
- the gapA gene encoding glyceraldehyde 3-phosphate dehydrogenase A (Pfam matches to PF02800.16 Gp_dh_C, and to PF00044.20 Gp_dh_N), which produces MALKIAINGFGRIGRCAARIILNSSEYELAIINDTAERNMTRYLLKYDSVHGEFNKEVNVINDDYIEVEGKKIRVYSTRDIGELDLSDIDVVLECTGKFLTTEKCEAYLKQGAKKVVMSAPAKDDTPTFVLGVNSNTYKGEKIVSNASCTTNCLGPVTRVLEDLYGIQKGLMTTIHAYTNGQSLVDVKCRDFRRSRAAAQNIIPTSTGAAKAMKLVMPSLNGKLHGQSVRVPVPNVSMVDLTAVLGKSVSKEELNEAFVNASKTSLKGIMAVDFDERVSSDFNTSSYSSIVAADLTQVICGDMIKVMAWYDNEWGYTSRLIEMAKFISER
- the nadD gene encoding nicotinate-mononucleotide adenylyltransferase (Pfam match to PF01467.22 CTP_transf_like); the protein is MNIAIFGGSFDPPHNAHDAIVKAALLNLKIDKLIIIPTYLNPFKTKFGADPKKRLVWCETLWKNLDKVEISKFEIEQNRAVPSLESVLHFKEIYNPDIIYLIIGADQLINLEKWYKFEILKKLVKFVIASRDDIEIPSNLQKLNINVKISSTKVRNELDFCEIPKAVLEDVIKFYKEKDAR
- the rsfS gene encoding ribosome silencing factor (Pfam match to PF02410.11 RsfS), whose amino-acid sequence is MQDRIEKITKLLDEKKAENIEVVDMSNKEYLAKFVIIATTLTGRHAYALLDDLKTELKPKGEEFLGVESSDDWTVIDLGDIMIHLMSETYRAKYNIEEFLKELKK
- a CDS encoding putative membrane protein, YeiH/YadS family (Pfam match to PF03601.10 Cons_hypoth698); this encodes MTHHKKIYQKRRIQAWIFICLLSSFAYILASTSFFTKFGISALIIAVVLGAFFGNTAHSLVTLVRKSGVLSICTKQILRLGVIFYGFRITLSDALSVGISGMISAVIVVFSTFFIGYFVGIKLGLDKKSAVLISSGSSICGAAAVLATESIAKGGANRVGVAVCTVVVFGSLGMFLYPLIYSFGFSGLSEVQAGFMSGVSLHEVAHAVAAGNAIGSLAADNAVIVKMLRVLMLVPFLIFLSIFSAFFIGDKRKSSLKSSFPYFAVWFLVALVVGSLPFFPREFASVYINTVDTFMLCAAMGALGLTITKNALKNSGKLPFILASVLFVWLIFIGYILSKFF